The following proteins are co-located in the Schistocerca nitens isolate TAMUIC-IGC-003100 chromosome 2, iqSchNite1.1, whole genome shotgun sequence genome:
- the LOC126235567 gene encoding homeobox protein aristaless-like has translation MCAALLQVWFQNRRAKWRKQEKVGPQAHPYSPLQAYGDAPPLGLDVRSSSIAALRLRAREHELRLEMLRNDGDVAS, from the exons ATGTGTGCGGCGCTGTTGCAGGTGTGGTTCCAGAACCGGCGCGCCAAGTGGCGCAAGCAGGAGAAGGTGGGCCCCCAGGCGCACCCCTACTCGCCGCTGCAGGCGTACGgc GACGCGCCGCCACTCGGCCTGGACGTGCGCAGCTCCAGCATCGCGGCGCTGCGCCTCAGGGCCCGCGAGCACGAGCTGCGCCTCGAGATGCTGCGCAACGACGGCGACGTCGCCAGCTGA